DNA from Desulfuromonas sp.:
GGCCGGGGTCGGTGGCCTTGACGGTTACGCCGAGGCCTTCACCGCGTTGCGCAAGATCAGCGGCGTTGTTCCGTCGATCATGTGCATGTTCGGCTTCAACGCCGGCGGCGGCTCCTATCTGCCGCGCCAGGGAAGTTTCGTTATCCAGCCGAACGACACCTTCTTCGGCCTCACCGGTCCCGGTGTCGTCAAGTCGGTCCTCGGTGAAGACGTCACCCCGGAAGAGCTTGGAGGTCCGAAGGTCCATGGCAATTCCGGTGTCGCCGACGTCACCGTATCTGATGAAGTTGCCGCCCTGCGAACCGCGGTCCGTCTGCTCAGCTACATCCCCGACAACAACCACAGTCTGGCCCCCTTCCAGGAGACCAGTGATCCACTGGATCGCAAGACCTGGGAGATCAATACCCTGCTGAAAAAAGCGTTCAACTCGCCGACCGGATTCAACACCCCGTTCGACGTATCGATTATTATTCAGCAGGTCTGTGATTTCGGCGACTATTTTGAAGTCCAGCCGGAACGGGCCCGCGAGGTTGTCACCGCCTTCGGCCGCCTCGGCGGCAACGTCGTCGGTTTCGTCGCCAACAATTCGGCGGTTTCCTCCGGCCAGATCGACTGCGATTCGGCGCTCAAAATCGCCCGCTTCGTTCGCTTCTGCAACATCTACAATATCCCGCTGATCTTCATGGAAGATACCACCGGTTTCCTGCCGGGTCGCGAGCAGGAGAGCCGTGGCATCGTTCAGGCCGGCCGGTCGATGCTTGATTCGATCGTCGATGTCCGGACGCCGCGGATTCTGCTGATTCTGCGTAACGCCTACGGCGGCGCCTACGCCTCCTACAACAACTACCCGACCGGTGCCGATCTGGTTCTGGCTCTGCCGACTACCCGCCTGGCGGTTATGGGTCCGGCCGGCAAGGAGTTCGTCTACAAGAAGGAGCTGCGTGAACTGCGCGGCTCAATCAAGGCCAAGGTTCAGGCCGGTATCGACCAGCGGGTCAAGTCCGGCATGGATGCCGGAGCCGCCAAAAAAGATGCCGAGTCCGAAGCGGCCGAATGGCTGATGGGTGAAGAGGCGAAGCTCAACCTGCGCTATGAAAAGGAGCTGATGAACCCGAAAGAGGGCCTCGCCCTGGGGTCGATTTCCTCGATCGTCATGCCGACCGATCTGCGCAAGGTGCTTGGCGAAAACATGAACTTCCTGTTGCGCCATTACCAGCCCTCTGCCTGGCAGGGCGTGCAGCGTGAGTTCCATTAATCGTCGAGTGTAAATTTATGAAAGCGAATGAAGGTTTTGACTTGGAGATAGAACCGATGACCGAAAAAACAGATCTATATAATAACAATCCACTGATCCACGGCGATCGTCGCCTCGGCAATTCTGACTCGGAATGGGTCAGGTCGTTTGCCTGCGAAGATCTCTGCCCGCTGATCGTCTGCCGTGGCCCGATCCGCAAAGAGGCGATGGATGTTTATGAAGAGATGGGGATCAGCCACTACGGCATCCTCCTTTCGGAAAAGGATTCAATCGTCTACCCGAATGCCCTGGCCCCGGAACTGCGTCAGCTCAAGGATTCAACCCGGGTACACCGGGTTCCGGACTATTCCGGTGCAAGTAAAGAGGAGCGCGTCGAGCGGATCAACCAGATTATCGAGATTGCCAAGGATAACGGTTACGATTCGATTTTTGCCGGTTACGGCTTCATGGCCGAGGACGAGGAGTTCGTCGGCGCGATTGAGAATGCCGGGCTCAAATTTATCGGCCCCTGCGCCCATACCCAGTCGAGCGCCGGCAAGAAAGATGAAGCGAAGCGGACCGCCCTGCGGGTCGACGTCAGCGTCACCCCGGGTATCGATAATGTCACCGCCCGCACCCTGGTCAAGAAGCATCCGAGCCGTGATGCCCTGCTTGCCCTGGTCAAGGCCGAAGGCCTCGATTGTGACGATAAGGTTCTGAACGATGACAAGCTGTCGCTCGAGGAGCTGGCCGATCATATTCTCTTCGCATCCTATGCCAAGGGCATCGACCTTTACAGTATTGATGAGATGGG
Protein-coding regions in this window:
- a CDS encoding acetyl-CoA carboxylase carboxyltransferase subunit — encoded protein: MSKKTVTPTLENPFAPPEKVEFTIPGEIAGVTGGYEEVMQEGYDLIQRPIKSVQVGQIEKQHFKKRMTVWERIKVLTQAEPNILFQNWGKNLDGASLVTGILNINGRDVALYGHDFTVRAGSIDATNGSKLAKLFNMAGEKGLPVIGMNDSAGAFVPAGVGGLDGYAEAFTALRKISGVVPSIMCMFGFNAGGGSYLPRQGSFVIQPNDTFFGLTGPGVVKSVLGEDVTPEELGGPKVHGNSGVADVTVSDEVAALRTAVRLLSYIPDNNHSLAPFQETSDPLDRKTWEINTLLKKAFNSPTGFNTPFDVSIIIQQVCDFGDYFEVQPERAREVVTAFGRLGGNVVGFVANNSAVSSGQIDCDSALKIARFVRFCNIYNIPLIFMEDTTGFLPGREQESRGIVQAGRSMLDSIVDVRTPRILLILRNAYGGAYASYNNYPTGADLVLALPTTRLAVMGPAGKEFVYKKELRELRGSIKAKVQAGIDQRVKSGMDAGAAKKDAESEAAEWLMGEEAKLNLRYEKELMNPKEGLALGSISSIVMPTDLRKVLGENMNFLLRHYQPSAWQGVQREFH
- a CDS encoding biotin carboxylase, with amino-acid sequence MTEKTDLYNNNPLIHGDRRLGNSDSEWVRSFACEDLCPLIVCRGPIRKEAMDVYEEMGISHYGILLSEKDSIVYPNALAPELRQLKDSTRVHRVPDYSGASKEERVERINQIIEIAKDNGYDSIFAGYGFMAEDEEFVGAIENAGLKFIGPCAHTQSSAGKKDEAKRTALRVDVSVTPGIDNVTARTLVKKHPSRDALLALVKAEGLDCDDKVLNDDKLSLEELADHILFASYAKGIDLYSIDEMGAQVEAECIEMFKKNPQSRVRLKAIGGGGGKGQRILGASLLGKKNASDADIKKEAANAPGLVLEILNEVKANGVGDNKNVLVELNIEQTR